TCGTTCCCAGATCATAGATAGGAATGGTGTTGCAACAACATGCCCACACATATATACATGTAAATAATGGAACTTCCTTAACGATTGGCGATCGATCGCCGCAGAACAAACCATTGGAACTCCTATATAAATGAGGCTTACTGCTGGCATTTCCATCACCACCAGCAAACTAGGCAAGACGAAAGCTAGCTGAAACCCTAGCCAGCAGCAGCCATGAAGGTCCTCGTCCTGTGCGTGGTCGCGCTTGCCATAGCCACCATGGCCACCGACGCCCATGCCCAGCTCCTGAATTGCCCCAACCGCTGCGGCAAGCAGGGAGACGGCATGGAGTGCCCCAACAACCTCTGCTGCAGCAAGGACGGCTACTGCGGCATCGGCTCCCTCTACTGCGGCGACGGCTGCCAGAGCGGCGCCTGCCACACCAACCAGCCGTGCGGCGCCCAAGCCGGCGGCGCGGTCTGCCCCGGCAATCTGTGCTGCAGCAGGAATGGGAGGTGCGGCTTCGGCAGCGAGTACTGCGGCGCCGGCTGCCAGGGCGGCCCCTGCCGTGCCGACATCAAGTGCGGCCGCCAGGCCGGCGGCAAGGAATGCCCCAACAACTGGTGCTGCAGCCAGTATGGTTACTGTGGCATGGGCGTGGAGTACTGCGGTGTGCGCTGCCAGAGCGGCCCTTGCATCGCAGACAGGCCCTGTGGCCTCAACGCCAATGGTGCCAAGTGCACCAACAACTACTGCTGCAGCTCGTCCTGGTTTTGTGGCCTCGGCAAGGAGTACTGCGGCGATGGATGTCAAGGCCAGTTCGGCTCATGCTACCTTCAAGCCGTTGCGGATGCCTTGCGGCTCTGCGTGATACCTTGAGGTATGTATATTGCGATGCGAGTATTGCAATGGAAATAATTATATTTGTTGTTTCAGTATGTAGTAGGGAACAATTTGGTTGAGCTGAAATGATGTCCAGTCTTTCACAAATTGTTAACAAAACATTCTTGTATGCAGGCACTTTAATTAAGGGAGACACTGCACGCAATAGACCAGGTTCTGGGCTATGGTGTGAAAAGGACATCCTCTGTCACTTATGAAAAGTGCATGCTGTTCCCTGAAGATCGATGACGGTTATGGAGGTCTTCATTAGCCATGGCTGTATGTCTATCAGTAGGCTATGCGTGCTTCAGATTGCTTTTATTTAATTTCAAGAAACCAAACTATCTGTTGCCACTTTCGCTTTTGTTTTGCATGGCCACGGCTAAAAGCTGGGACTGTAACAATGAATGATTAAATTAATGTTTGCCTTATGCCTTATCCCGGTTATATTATTGTCTCATTTTAAACATGAGGGGCAGATGCTAATGGTGGCCAGATATTAGGCCAGTCTGGCATAATTACCAAGACTAAGAACTTATTAATTGAGCCTGATGGGGTGGTatagggatgaaactcctctctcataTGATGAGGTGTTAAGGAGAACTTCCAACAAACATATTAATAAATTAGAAGTGGAATAATAGCAAATCTCATTGACAACTGAAGTAGCGATTTACGTGAAAAACTTCTTATGGTGAGAATTAAAAACCACAAGACCAGCTTGCCCGAACAATGGTTACAAAGAGTCTTCTCTAAAGCCACAAGAGGATTATAATAGTAGGCTAGTAGCATGTAGCAACACATTCATCaggttgcaacttgcaaaccACAGCGCTCCACATTGCACGAAATTTGCACACCCTCATCGTTCTTTGACGGTTCCCACATGTGCCGGTTGTCTCACAAGCATAATGAAGTATAATGTTCATCTCTAATGTATTCAAATGACACTTAGATCATCCATGTCATCTTGGGATAAAAGGGCGGTGATAATGCCCTTCGGTTCATCCATCAATCCGGCGCTGGCGGTACAGGCGCAGCGAGCGGTATGAGTAGTAGTCGAACCCATTCTGGCACTTGGCCTCGTACTCGTCCATGGCCCAGCGCGCCCTCGGGAGCCACCGCCCCTCGTGGAACACCAGCGTACGTGTCCTTCGagccgacgtcgccgccgccgccgccgtccaagACCGGCCGGCTGTGTCCCGGCGGCCACCTTCCAGCCGTCCTGGTACGTGAATTGGTTGCTGAAGTAGACGCAGCCCAACGGGTCATCCCTGCCGCCGTATTTGTCTGTGCGTGGCGGCAACGAATTGATCATCTAGAAGAGTTGCAGGGATGACATTTGTTTCATGCAAGTTACAGAGGGATCAGGTTGTTTCGATCGGTCTCTCCGACATACCGTAGAGGTCGGAGGGATGGAAGTCGAAGATGCGGACGTCGTCGTGGACGGTGAAGgactgcgacggcggcggcggcggcaggccgagGAGCCTCCGGGCGAGGGCGTCCACGAGCTCCGTGTCGTGTCCGTCaccggctgctgctgcatgtCGCACGTCCGACAAGACCGGCCGTCCGTGAGGGAGACGATCCTAGCTAgcaagccgccgccggcgacgatgatgatgatttgatgAAGAAACACCGTGGCTTCTTACTGGGATCGATCTCCGGTTGGATTGGAGCACGGCGCGCGGCCAACGGGGTCGGAGGGCTCGCGGGCTCTACCGACTCCTACAAAATCGAGAAGAATTTGCCttgtatattttttaataattataaaTTGAATTTGGCAATGAAAATTCGTTAGGGATGTATCATGTACATCCCCATCCCTAGCAGATGTGGGTCACCCATAGGCGGAAGAAAACCTtcgacgacggcagcggcgatGATGTCTCTCCTGCTCGTACGCCATGATCGTCGACAAGTCCTGGTACAACTTCACGTCACCAGACATGCATGGACAGCGACGCTTTACTGCGGAGGAACGCCGCCGGCCGGTGTCGTCCCCGTCGTGGTAGTCTTCAACATCGGCTTAGGTATGTGTCCCAAGGCCGGCGAACCGACGCCCGAGGACTACGCCTGCGTGAGCAAGAACAGCGTCTGCGTCGACCGACGAGACGGAGATAATTCCGATGCGCACTTCTGCAGTTGCTCGGTTGGGTATGAAGGGAATCCGTATATCCAAGGAGGATGCCAAGGAACTTCCTTAGCTTAATCCCTTGTGAAACAACTTGACTACAGGCAGGCATTTTTTGTTCTCTGTAGATTGAAGAATAAAAATTAATTTGTTCTGCAGACACTGACGAGTGCGCACGGCCAGACTTGTATCCATGCCATGGGAAATGCAAGAACACACCAGGAGATTATGAGTGTAGTTGTCCAGCCGGAACAAGAGGAAATGCAAAAGAAGCGCCGTGCACTGACTTGTTTTCTCTGACTGCAAAGATATCCGTAGGTAAGGCATTTATGTACTAGGTGCTAGAATAACTTTACGTGAAATCGGAACAATAAGGAATGGAAAATTATTGTTGAAAACAATCATTATTAATTCATCGGGAACGAAATAATAGCACCTCATGTAAAAATCTTTGCAGTGGTGGTGGGGTTGCAACTTATGAGTGCACTCCCTGCATTTGTTTCTATTAATAGGCGTATTAAAAAGTACTCAAACTTCAAAATTTAGACAAGCAATTAGTCAAATTATATGCATCTTACTAGCTTAGTGTATAGAATTTATTAGTTTTGGTTCTTATTTCCAATAATTTTAATATGATATGATatttcaaatataaaagttaCAAAAAATGTACTAACACATTATTTAATTTACCCCTGTGTCCCTTCTATTTCAGAGTCCAATCCTCTAATAACTCCCAGTCAAGAAGTTTTATGATAATTTTGTATCGATATGTGGGTGACCCTTCGTCACTTGAATAATTGCATCAGTTCATTTAACCATTTTGAATGCTTTAAGAACTACTAAAAGATTATGGGATAACGAGGTTTCTTTATTTGTACTTTATATAGGTGTAGTAGTTGGCCTTCTTATAATAGCACTTCTGGTGTTCGTAATGCTTATTCGCAATGAGAAAAGGAAGATGTCAGAATTATTCAAGAAAAATGGGGTGACGGAGTGCTCACCGAGTAGGatcgggaggtggcggcggtggcgtttgtcgagcagcggcggcgatAGTGAATGGCGAGCAGCGGCGTCTGATGGTTGACGGCGGCTGTGGATGGCGATTGTAGGCGTCCGGTTCCgatggggagaggcggcggtggtTGCGGATGGGGAACGGTGGCGGCAGCAACGGATAGGGAGAGGCGACGACGGCTGCGGATGGGGAGCGGCGGTGAGAACGCAGCGAGGACCTGGAGGGGGAACAAcaatgggaggcggcggcggctgctgttgacgagcggcggcggcggcggcgggggttggCGAGAGATGGCGGCAGCGAATGGGGAGCTGCAGCGTCTGCTACGGCAACTGAACGGACCACCCATGACGGAAGACGCACGTTTGGGGAAAaagtgggaaaaaaaaacccagTGGGGATCAGGACCGGAGGTCCAATCGGGATGCGCGGGTAAGCTCGGGTTGGCTATTCCGTACCCAGTGTATTATACAACCCAGTGTATTATATAGTAtagtcatatatatatatatatatatatatatatatatatatatgcattcaAAAATGACAAATGTAATTTTACATGGTGATGTGAAACCAGCTAATATACTTTTGAACGATAGCTTCACACCGAAAATCTCTGACTTTGGTATATCAAGGTTGATTGTGATAGATAAAGAGCACACAAATTATGTCATCGGTGACAGGACTTATATGGATCCAGTATATCTCCGAGATGGCCTATTAACTGATAAAAGTGATGTCTACAGTTTCAGGGTTGTGCTCTTGGAGCTCATAAGCAGGAAGAAGGCCACTTATTCTGACAACAATAGCTTGGTAAGGAATTTTCTCGATGCTTGCAAAGGAACTGAGCTATTTGACAAGGAATTGGAAATTGCAAAACCTGAAGTTCTGAAGCTTCTTGACAGTTTGTATAAGATTGCAGTGAGTTGTCTAAATCTTGAACTAGACAAAATACCAAAAATGACAGACGTAGAGGAGAGTCTAAAGATGTTGAAGAGAGATCTTAGTAAAATACATTGATAAGTCAGCTGCCAATATGGATGGATATATGTTATAGTGTGAGATTGTGTTTGTGGAATAAGGTCGGGTGATCTGCCCGTGGATTGATACATGTCATAGTGCCCGGGTTGTGTTTGTGGAATAAGGAAGTAAGTAACTATATTAGTGTGATTTTGGCTATACTCATTCAGTACACTTGTGAAATTAGTGTGCAATGGTATCCATCATCATCCATTATTCATCCTCCACTGTTCATGGCTTTAGAATCAATTTATTTCAAAAGCAAACACTTTTGTTGGTGCTGACAATCTTAGATTCATCATAAACTACAATTGCTGGGGGAAATTACCTAGAGACCGCAGCGCTTCCAAGTCATCCCTCAAGCCGGCGGAGGCGGTACAGGCGCAGCCAGTAGTCCGAGTAGTCGAAACCCATCTGGTACTCGGCTTTGAACTCGTCCATGGCCCAGCGCGTCCTCGGGAGCCACCGCCCCTCGTGGAACACCAGCGTGTCCTTCGacccgacggcggcgccgccgccgtccaagACCGGATGAGTCCCGGCGGCCACCTTCCAGCCGTCGTGGCAGGTGGATTGGTTGCTGAAGAAGTAGACGCCGCCCGACGAGGTCGCCCCGCCCTCGCCGTACTTGTCTGTGCGCGGCGGCAGACATGATGCGAATACAGCAACCATTTGATGCAAGTTTAGAGAGAGAGGTTTCGCCCGGAGGCGCctcggcctgccgccgccgccgtcgcagccCTTCACCGTCCACGACGACGTCTCCATCTTCAACTCCGATCCCTCCGACCTCTACGGTAGTACGCCCGCTGCTGCACAGCGCACGTCGGATCACTAGACCGGCCGGCCGTGAAGGAGACGATCCTATAGCCGGCCCGAATTGGGCAGGATGAGTTGGGGGGTCggccatgccgaattgccgaccCACCGGGCTGGAGGGCTGGAGGGCTGACCAATTCGTGAAAGGACAGAAGATTGGTCAGTCCAGCTAGCCCACTTAGAAGACGGTGGGTGGTTGGCCCACAACCGAATCTGGCCCGTCGGCCGACTCTGTCTGTCTTGCTTTCCGTGTTGGGCGTGCAGCTGCGCCTTCTTCTCATGTCAAGAATTTTGCATGGGCAAAAAACAGATAAGGCGAGGTTTAGTAAGCCAGTGGTTGGAATGAAATGTCGACCATTCCTCGGTTGTTTAATTCAGCAAAAATGTGCTGCGTGAACCAAAACTGCTTGTTGACAAAACATCTCATCTAGTTACTCCACAGAATAGCCGAAGATGCTATGATCAAAGAAATAAAGACCTCCCAAGGAGAATGTAAACGAATGGTAATTAAAATTTTCATATATTAAAAATGAGGTATTAAATTTACAAACAACCAAATCACAGAATGGAGTCCCCCCCCACCACACACAcgcgcgcgggggcggggggGAAGGGAATTCATAGGTCTAGAGCATGCATAGCAGGGTAGCAGCAAACAAACATGACACAAAGAGGCTAGATAAAATGGAGATAAGATAACAAGGAATGATGGAACTGCATGTTTTTTCTAGCTTTTGAGAACAATCTCGACCTCAGACGACGCACCAGCTTCTTGATTTGTTGCAGCTTCTTTCAATATCACCCTCTCCTCGGTTGGTAGCTGATGCTGCAccgccctcttcttcctctcctccggTAATAGTTGAAGATGCACCCTCTGCTGCCTCTCGGCGAAAGTCTCCAATCCCCCGTGTGACATCACGAGCGAGACAAAGGTGAGGTACTCGCCCCCGTGGCCAAGGTTCTTGGCATGTAGGTAACCCCTGCATCTACCAGCAGAAAAGCAGAGCATCTCGATCCATACACCTCTGATTGCCTCCCACATCTTCTTGCCATCATCAGAAATTTTCATCAGGTCTTGAGCAATCACCCAGGCTTCGTTAAAAAGACCACTTTTAGACTGCACTTTATCAATGAACACCTGTGTAAGTCTGTTTTCCACCAGCAGCAATACGTTATCAGCTTGGAGGATAGCCTTGAGTTCTTCGGAGGCATCTGTGAACAAATCTCTTCTGCTCCCAGGCATCAACATCTCAGGATTATCATGTAAAAGATGCATCATGTAGTTGGAAATTTGTCTACAGAGCCTTGCACATTCAGAATCAGGTGGTGTGCCCTTATGATAGAAGCAAAAATCTGTGGCAATGTGCCAAAGAATGATGCTCTCGTCTAAGGGCTTCTCTATACTCTCCCGAAGGTTTCCTCCGACGACGCAGCCATTGCGCTCGAGTGAGTCGAGTGTCTTGTGGCCCCTGGTATCTGTGAACTTCCAATAGCTGTCAACATCCCTTATATAATTCCTCCATCCATCTTTAACATAATTGCAGACTAAGAATGTAATCTCCTTAGATGAGTACGTATTCTCAACGCCAAATTGACCAAGCAAACCTTTGGATGATAAGCAGTTGGTGATGTGCCTTCTTTTACCCTCAGGAACTATAATGCTACTCTGGCCAACCTTGCCAGGCAACACCCGCCAGTTATAAAAACATAATGTGCCCATGGATATGATCTCCAAACAATATGTGATGTACAATAGTAAAAATGTAATCTTGATGTCAGTTCCCCTATAAGCTTGTTTATGGCTAATGTGGAAGAGGGTGATGGAAATGATGGGCAATGTTAGAGTAGTGAGCCACAAAAAGTACGAAAGACGGTTATCAAAGTAAGGTGGATCTCTATTCTCGTCACCAAATTGCCAGAGCTTCGTAAAAATAAGATTGAAAGTTCTGGAGATCCCGATGCGTAGCGCTTTAAAAAAGTTTTCATCATCCAGGAGCCAGAAGGCTTTCAACTTAGCAAGACGCTCAGTGTAGATATATGCAAAGTCTACGAATAGCTTGTCAGGTATATTGAGCTGATTTGAGTGAGTCCTTTCTCCATCCTTATCCAATGTTGGATGATCTTGGTTGCAGTCCACGTAACCCTTTGCTTCTTGTATGTACTGTTCAAGCTCTACTTCTCTGTTGGTACTCACTGTCCTCGGGGCTGGATGGAAAGAGGTGACTATTGTATTGAAGCTAGATCTTCTGAGAGCCAAGGGCTTCTCTAAGCATCTGAAAACCCCAACGATAAAAAGCAGTATTGCAGCAACTAACAACCTCTTATCAGCCAAGGGAGACCATGAGTGGCAAAAGACGTAGATAGTTACGGTGACCTGGAAAAGTGAACAGAAATTACTGATGCAGATTTAGCCATAGCAACAACACATGACTTAGCAATGAAGGTGGGATACTGGGATGGTTGAAGTTAGACTCTTGGAGCGTATCAAGATTGTTCACGCCCCTTGTTGAAACGATGGTTAATTACTACGcagttacaacttacaactaGTCGCAATATGTACAGTACGTGAAAACACGATTTAGGTAACACAGGATTACTTAAGATTCTACGTCCATTACTGATAATGTTGCCCACCAGTGTACTAGCACATTCGAGCTGGTTACTTAAGATGATTATTTGTTCGTTACCACAAGTCATTAGTAACCCGTCTCTGCTAACGGGCGCAATGCGGGTTACCAATGATTATCTTAGCCCGTTACTAAATAGGGGGTTTTCACGTAGTGGTAGttagttagtttttttttttggcgaggGGTAGTTAGTTAGTTACTACAAGTTGTATAAGAAACATGACACATTATGCCATAGTTTATGATTTCGGTGGTTGAGTGATAACATAGTTATTGGGACTAATGAATTGTCAAATATGTACTTTGTAGCTTTTATAGGTCCCAATAATGCAAACCAAtgctactagaaaaatgacctcttGTCCCGAGGCTTAGTACCGGTCACATTTGGAGCTGgtactaatattagcattagtatcAGGTCTATACCTTGGAagccctttagtatcgggtaaGGCAAATTAGTACTAGGTGGGGGGTCCCACCCGGGACTCAAAACAGTCCTCCCGTACCGTGCGTCGGCCTTATCCTCACCCCTGCCCCTCCTTAAACCCGCAcagtcctcttcctcctcacaCCCGCAAACTTTCTCTCTAACGTCCCGTCTCCTCTTNNNNNNNNNNNNNNNNNNNNNNNNNNNNNNNNNNNNNNNNNNNNNNNNNNNNNNNNNNNNNNNNNNNNNNNNNNNNNNNNNNNNNNNNNNNNNNNNNNNNGGGGTTGCGGGCGgggattattttttttaattttttaataccctttagtaccggttatttcaaccagtactaaagggaccCCTCTAGTACAGAATTGCCAGTACCGATTGGACAACCCGTACCAGAGGGGGGTTACCAACCTGTAGTAGAGGCGTTTTCTCCAGTAGTGCAAATTATGGCAAGATCCATAAATGATGGTATTCATGttatccaaatcatggtatatATTCAAGTGTCCGAGCCATGATATCTATGATTATTCTATAGTATTCAAGTGTCAAAAGGACTGAAAATTCAGAGATAGAATAATTCTAGAACATCCAAGAGACGGTATTCATGGTGTGCAAATGGCGGTATTCAACTCATAAAAATATGAAGCACCGAATGATCCGATGGTCCACCGGAGTATCAGAGCAACCATCGGAGCAATTAGTACAATGTGAGAAATCAACTTGAGTTGCAGCAAGcactggatgatccgatggcTAGAAGATGAGGTATCAGActaagcatatttactttgaaatcATTCAGGGAGTTTCGACAAAATAgtcttcagcaccggatgttctGATGGCCATCGGAGTAAGCGTCGGGGCAAGCACCGGATGAATTTTGTGTCACAGATGAAAGAGAAGGAAGGGCATCGGATATTCCGACGGTGCATCGGATGAAGCATTAGATAAATTTTAGGCAGGGGGTCCAACGGCTATATGCGTCAACAAGGGCACCGGATGATCTAATGCCTACCCAAGTGACCATAGGATCATCCGATGCTTACAATTTTTACTAGCTATTGGAGCAACAGCTCTTCAAGGttcttgggctatttataccccctctactcacccatttggagttgctggtgTGTGCACAAATCCATTCaagaccaagactcatcaaaaacacatccatgccaccaaaagtgcataaaTGATAATGCAAGGCTCAGAATAAGcttagagagtgattagtgcaAGGATAGGTCTGGAAgtgagtgagtgcaaggtgttgcAACCATGTAATTGGTTCAAGTAGTGAACCACCATTATAAGCTTGGTGCGCCAGCACCTTGGGGCCTTGGTGGCTTGCCGACAAGTGTTCAACCTCCGGTTTGGTGTGCAGCAGCGGCGATGATCGTGTGCGGAGACCCCTTCTTTCGTGTAGAAGCTCCATAGTGAAGGCGGCGTCAAGGTGACCagaagagagggagtggtgagccttgccttTGTAGCAAGATTCTCATCTAGCTTGGCGAGAGCCTTTGTGGCGAGCCAAAAACCTTAACCAGGAGAGACTTGATGACAGGGagcatatccttggtggagctccaacgTGGACTAGGAGTGGCATTTGCCTACCGATGATACCACAGAATAAATTATCATGCTGAGTTTGCATCCTCGTAACCCACTTATTTACGTTTCCATATTTCTtacttgcaacttgagtgcCTTTACTTTTTACTTttagagtagtatcttgatagaattggtggctctaggttgcaaaactctttGTGGGTGGGAAGtttcactagatcaaccatagatgcatatctagatagcatgatctagctTATGTTTTGATGCAAGTAGTGGAAGTCATATGCAAAAGATTTTAAGTCTGCCTAATTcatcccctccccctcttaggtTACTAGCACCGATTTCTTACGAGCGCCATAGTCGCAGCTATCCAGGACCCTGTTACAACTAACCCAGTTTCAATTCAAAAGAACACTAGTTGCAACAGACTTTTGGGATGGTGGGAATTTGCTTAGCAAAGGGTATCAATCATTCCAGTTGGTTGGCCTAGTTGATGAATTATGCGTACCATGAGTGTGCAGTGCATGTGCACAACATCCGATCCTATATATTGCTATGTCTA
The genomic region above belongs to Setaria italica strain Yugu1 chromosome VI, Setaria_italica_v2.0, whole genome shotgun sequence and contains:
- the LOC101756270 gene encoding agglutinin isolectin 3; amino-acid sequence: MKVLVLCVVALAIATMATDAHAQLLNCPNRCGKQGDGMECPNNLCCSKDGYCGIGSLYCGDGCQSGACHTNQPCGAQAGGAVCPGNLCCSRNGRCGFGSEYCGAGCQGGPCRADIKCGRQAGGKECPNNWCCSQYGYCGMGVEYCGVRCQSGPCIADRPCGLNANGAKCTNNYCCSSSWFCGLGKEYCGDGCQGQFGSCYLQAVADALRLCVIP
- the LOC101757098 gene encoding uncharacterized protein LOC101757098 — protein: MSFSSLEQWWEEWQLRILVLASLGTQLYLAYFAPTRKLSHLPSFYRFLVCLAYLGGDALAIYALAALFNRQKKRECYSYFSVGGSKDLEVLWAPILLMHLGGQIGISAYDIEDNEQWKRHLATAVSQVTVTIYVFCHSWSPLADKRLLVAAILLFIVGVFRCLEKPLALRRSSFNTIVTSFHPAPRTVSTNREVELEQYIQEAKGYVDCNQDHPTLDKDGERTHSNQLNIPDKLFVDFAYIYTERLAKLKAFWLLDDENFFKALRIGISRTFNLIFTKLWQFGDENRDPPYFDNRLSYFLWLTTLTLPIISITLFHISHKQAYRGTDIKITFLLLYITYCLEIISMGTLCFYNWRVLPGKVGQSSIIVPEGKRRHITNCLSSKGLLGQFGVENTYSSKEITFLVCNYVKDGWRNYIRDVDSYWKFTDTRGHKTLDSLERNGCVVGGNLRESIEKPLDESIILWHIATDFCFYHKGTPPDSECARLCRQISNYMMHLLHDNPEMLMPGSRRDLFTDASEELKAILQADNVLLLVENRLTQVFIDKVQSKSGLFNEAWVIAQDLMKISDDGKKMWEAIRGVWIEMLCFSAGRCRGYLHAKNLGHGGEYLTFVSLVMSHGGLETFAERQQRVHLQLLPEERKKRAVQHQLPTEERVILKEAATNQEAGASSEVEIVLKS